The Pyrococcus horikoshii OT3 genome includes a window with the following:
- a CDS encoding Lrp/AsnC family transcriptional regulator codes for MNDDPETAVLKKVFKGKLDDLDIMIYKMLREDGRISDSRIAERLGVSVTTVRRHRLKLQREGILQVIGLLLLRAADVAYADVLVKFSKDATPEEIRKFVNEAVENPRIYEVTEYIGNGYDLMLRFFESNLESLKYHIDRFLRSKTIVEKYEVFTAIGSPKAWYKSLKLKF; via the coding sequence ATGAATGATGATCCAGAGACCGCGGTTCTTAAGAAGGTGTTTAAGGGAAAATTAGACGATCTGGACATAATGATATATAAAATGCTTAGGGAAGACGGCAGGATAAGCGATAGCAGGATTGCCGAAAGGCTGGGAGTTTCGGTAACAACCGTCAGGCGTCATCGCTTAAAGCTTCAAAGGGAAGGTATCTTACAGGTGATAGGATTGCTCCTTCTAAGAGCTGCTGACGTGGCTTATGCAGATGTTCTAGTCAAATTTTCGAAGGATGCCACACCCGAGGAGATCAGAAAGTTCGTGAATGAAGCAGTTGAGAATCCCAGGATATACGAGGTTACTGAATATATAGGAAATGGATATGATTTGATGCTAAGATTCTTTGAATCCAACTTAGAAAGCTTGAAATATCACATAGATAGGTTTCTAAGGAGTAAGACCATTGTGGAGAAATACGAGGTCTTTACCGCTATAGGGAGTCCAAAGGCTTGGTACAAGTCCTTGAAACTTAAATTTTAA